One segment of Paenibacillus sp. FSL R7-0337 DNA contains the following:
- a CDS encoding MFS transporter yields MKKLIWIGCLSYFVIGLAHVVLGSILPVLLQHYDRSYSAGGELIFSQFAGFLAGVLISPLLNRRFGKRGGIMIATGLLLCAEIAYAFLPPWGWMYVIAIAAGFGFGMIEAVIGTIIIAAVTEGTAVAMSRLEVLFGVGALLMPLAASPLIAAGQWRLAFLIVAAFSLLSLLFWAKSRFGPLDSALDERPARPDRAAAAGTARRLSLPYKGKQWVVLGLFILFFFLYVGTEMSLVNFMPAIFIAKLGMSEATAALTVTFFWLAMSAGRLFAGVIAEKISYRIYVLVSCFAALLLLIIFPFAGHRLAAFAIILLLGLFMSGIFSIALVFSSKLLPGAEESTPSIMIASGGIGGAVLPLLTGWSMDHLQIAQTSGLLAAFAALLFVLSVTAWRIG; encoded by the coding sequence AGCTACAGTGCTGGGGGCGAGCTGATCTTCAGCCAATTCGCTGGCTTCCTGGCCGGCGTACTGATCTCGCCGCTGCTAAACCGGCGGTTCGGCAAGCGCGGCGGCATTATGATTGCCACCGGCCTGCTGCTGTGCGCCGAGATTGCTTATGCCTTCCTCCCGCCCTGGGGCTGGATGTACGTAATTGCCATAGCCGCAGGGTTCGGCTTCGGGATGATCGAAGCCGTCATCGGCACGATTATTATAGCCGCAGTCACCGAAGGAACAGCAGTTGCCATGAGCCGGCTGGAGGTGCTGTTCGGTGTCGGGGCGCTGCTCATGCCGCTGGCGGCCAGTCCGCTGATTGCCGCAGGGCAGTGGCGGCTGGCCTTCCTGATCGTTGCAGCCTTCTCCCTCCTCTCGCTGCTCTTCTGGGCGAAGAGCAGATTCGGCCCGCTGGACAGCGCGCTGGATGAGCGGCCTGCCCGCCCTGACCGCGCTGCGGCAGCGGGAACCGCCAGAAGATTATCCTTGCCCTACAAAGGCAAGCAGTGGGTCGTGCTTGGCTTGTTCATTCTGTTCTTCTTCCTCTATGTAGGCACCGAGATGAGCCTGGTGAATTTCATGCCGGCGATCTTCATCGCGAAGCTGGGCATGAGCGAGGCCACGGCTGCGCTCACGGTGACCTTCTTCTGGCTTGCTATGTCGGCAGGCAGACTGTTCGCCGGTGTCATTGCCGAGAAGATTTCCTACCGTATCTATGTGCTCGTCAGCTGCTTTGCCGCTTTGCTGCTGCTTATCATTTTCCCGTTCGCCGGTCACCGGCTTGCCGCCTTTGCGATCATTCTGCTGCTTGGCCTGTTCATGTCCGGCATCTTCTCGATCGCGCTGGTCTTCTCCAGCAAGCTCCTGCCCGGCGCAGAAGAATCGACGCCCAGCATTATGATCGCCTCCGGCGGAATTGGCGGCGCGGTGCTGCCGCTGCTGACCGGCTGGTCCATGGATCATCTGCAGATCGCCCAGACCTCGGGACTTTTGGCCGCTTTTGCCGCACTGTTATTCGTGCTGAGCGTGACAGCCTGGAGAATCGGGTAA